ATCCTACTCATATAGGGCTCATTTAAGGTCTGGAGGTTAGAGTTCGGTCACTGGGGGTTGAGGCAGGACACTTGCTGAATGAAGTTGTTTGTTCAGTAGAGCGCTTTTGGCTTGTGCTGAGCCTGTCACACTCTGTGAGGGGGTCCCCGGGCCCAGCGGCCCCCGGTGCAGACGGTCGGTGGGGATGTGGAGTGCGGCCCATGGCCTTGGACACAGTAGCTCCGGGCGTCCACACATCCTCACCACAAGCACAACCACAgtcaccagcagcagcagggggagaACGCCACACGGGTCATCCAAGTCCGGGGAAAAAGGAATAGAGGGAACACCAATCCATAAATCAGTCTTATTTCGGGAGCTCCTACTGCAGGCAAGACACTGGACTAAACGTTTGGGATAGTACCATAGTtagtagccacaatccctgccctccagggactGACACTCTAACCCGGGAGACAGACACTGGTATAAATTAGTCAGTcggccaatcacatttattatgtacagagcattgagtgctcgggagactacaatatagcaacaaaacagacacgttctctgtccacaaggatcttacagtctagagggggagacagacatgaatataaataaataaaagactgATAGGGACGTAAGACCTGTGGGGGGAAGTGCGTAGAAGGATCTGCACACGTGTGCTcctgggggagggtgaggagacccaagtgtttagggaagcagcatggccttgtggaaagagcacaggcctggaagtcagaagaccttgatctaatcctggctctgcctgccatgtgactttaggtaagtcatttcacttctctgggcctcagttacctcatctgtaaaatggggattcaatcctcctccctctgacttagactgtgagccccatgtggaacaagcacTGTGTCTAATCCGGATTAACTTgtctcaaccccagtgcttagaacagtgcttggcacatagtaccaagtaacaaataccataatgatgatgatgatgatgataatgatgattaggcAGCACAGAAGCACTGAAGGGGaagctggggggagaggagagataataatgttggtatttattaagcgcttactatgtgcagagcactgttctaagcgctggtggagatacagggtaatcaggttgtcccacatgaggctcacagttaatccccattttacagatgaggtaactgaggcacagagaagttaagtgacttgcccacagtcacacagcagacaagtggcagagctgggagtcgaacccatgacctctgactccgaagcccaggctctttccactgagccacgctgacttggagaaggtttcctggaggaactGTGACTTCATCAGGGCTCTGAAGAAGGTGAGAGCAGGGGCCTGCCGgacttgaagtgggagggagtgcccagcagggaggagggacggatggagggagagaggaagaggaagggagcaagagatcgctagtgggaaagacaagaacaaaacACAGTGAGTATTGCAGGTTATTGCAactcaggaggaggaaagagcaacCACCTGGGAAGAATtaggagtggtatttattgagggccctcTGGGTGTAATGTACAGTGCTGAAGAGCAGTCCTTGCAAGTCCACAACGAGCAAATGTCACACTCCTTCCCCTCAGGGCGCTTACCCTCAAATGTGGTAGACCGACGTCAAAATCTTCACAAAGAAATGGAACAGTAGACGGTTGAACTGAAGAAACACGCGTTCACACTTGCTGAGGATGGGCATGAGGCCGGAGTGGCGGAGGTCACTGGGAACACTGCTCGCTGCAGTCGGGGTCAGGGGTTTAGCCCTTAGGCGGGGCCTCTCTCCAACCTCCCCGCTGCTGCCgccgaccctccccaccccctgcgagTGAGCAGATGACTTGCAGAGAgacagacggagagacagacaacccGAAATCTTTCCCAGGAAGTCCTGGCCAGAGCCACTGAGAGATAGAGTTGGGGCGCTACTCAAAGACAGGGGGCTGAGACCAGGGGGCAgggagtagggggcaaggtggggcCCTGAGTGGGGGTCCCTCCATCACTGGATGGAGGAGGTTCTCCGGGGGCCGAGCGAACGCAGGGCGCGATGTAGGTCGCTGTTGCGCAGGCTGTAGATGAAAGGGTTGAGCAGCGGGGTGACCGCCGTGTACAGCGCCGCGGCGGCGATTCGGGCCTTCTCCGCCGAGTCGGGTCCCGAAGGAAAGAGGTACACGGCGATGACCGTCCCGTAGAACAGCGAGACCACGGCCAGGTGCGAGCCGCAGGTGGAGAAGGCCCTGCGCTTCCCCCCGGCCGAGGGGACCCTCAGGACGGCGGCCACGATGCCGGCGTAGGAGCCCAGGATGAGCAAGGGGGGCAGGGAGATCAGGACCCCACCCCAGTACCGCAGCACGGCCTGGTTGGCCCAGGGACGGGCACAGGACAGCCGCAGGATGGGGTTGAGGTCGCAGTAGAAATGGGCGATCCGACGGGACGCGCAGAAGGGCAGCCGGTCGACCAGTACAGTGTGCGCCAGGGCGTAGAGGTGCGTGGTGACCCAGCAGGTGGCCAGCAGCAGGCCGCAGCGCCGGAGGCTCATCACCGTCCAGTAGTGGAGCGGGCGGCAGATGGCCACGAACCGGTCGTACGCCATCACTGTGAGAAGGAAATTCTCCAGGTCCGTGAACAGAAGGAAGAAGTAGAGCTGGGCCAGGCAGCCGGCGTAGGAGATGGTCGGGCTCCGGGTCCAGAGGTCGGCCAGCATCCTGGGGATGGTGGCTGAGGTGGCGCCCACGTCCACCAGGGACAGGTTGgccaggaagaagtacatgggcgaGTGGAGGCGCGGGTCCGAGCCGACGGCCAGGACGATGAGCAGGTTCCCCAGCACCGTGACCAGGTACAGCCCCAGGAAGACCACAAAGAGGAGCAGCTGCATCCCCGGATCGCTGGACAGGCCCAGGAGGATGAACCCGGACACGCCCGTCTGGTTTCTCCCGTCCATCTTCCCACTCTGTCTGTTGGGAGAACGAGGGGCAGGATTTAGCCGTCGTGATCTTTCTGCTACAAGGAGGAAGAAACCCTGTCTGTTCCAgcatcccacctcctctctcctgcctcctgcctcctccgccagtttctctccttttccccatccGGTCACGAACGGATTATCCCTCTGCCTCCACATGCCCCGACCACAGGGcgtgggaaggacctgggcccggtcagcaccccctccccccaacccccaggtccAAGAGCCACTCGTCCCCCCTCCGTCAGAGAGGGCCTCAGGGGTGGGGGCTGCCAGAGGGGAGGGGCCCCACCCTGGACAGGATCCCCAAGGGCTGCATTGGCCAGGCATGGCCGGAGTCCCCGGGCTGTGCCCCCTTGGTCCCTGGAGTGGCTCCCTGGTCCTGGCTGCTGCCCAGGAAGTTTTGGGGCAGAACGGCCCAAGAGATGCTGTGCTGTCCCTGGGAGACCGGAGGGAagctgggagggagctgggaggctgTACGGGGACATGCGATGGGTCAATCCATcagtgtcatttactgagcaccaactaaatactaagtgcttgggagagtgccagggcttgggagatggggagcaggtggcccaatggaaagagcacattctgtggagtcagaggttcaggattctaatcttggttcccccATTTCCTGCTGTCtgaccctaggcaaatcactccacttctctgtgcctccatttttgcATCTTTAGGAGGGTATAAAATCCCTGTTGACTCCCCtttataggctgtgagccccatgtgggacagggtcggtaTCTGATTCCGCTTATACCctctcaaccccagagcttagtgcagtgctctgcacgtaatggacagttgacaaataccacaactattattattacaatagtcaGAATTCTCATCCCCAGTTCTCAAGCTCACAATCTTTTCAGGCAGACAgaccaaaattatttacagagagtCAAAGCCATGGGGAGAACATGTATAAGCCAAAAGCAACAGACTATACTAGGACAAAGCAGATGAAAATGTAATTGAATGTTCACAGAAATGACCACACAATCTATTGATAAATAAAAATATCCATGCGTCCCTGAGGGCTGAGGAAAGGCTTAAGGTGGACAAGTGCCAAGTGTGGGTGTTATGAATTACTTGGGGCAGACTTCCTCGGAAGGGAGAATTATAAGAGGCTCTGACCATGGGGAGTGCTGTGGTGTGTTGG
This window of the Ornithorhynchus anatinus isolate Pmale09 chromosome 6, mOrnAna1.pri.v4, whole genome shotgun sequence genome carries:
- the LOC100091765 gene encoding olfactory receptor 1N1-like is translated as MDGRNQTGVSGFILLGLSSDPGMQLLLFVVFLGLYLVTVLGNLLIVLAVGSDPRLHSPMYFFLANLSLVDVGATSATIPRMLADLWTRSPTISYAGCLAQLYFFLLFTDLENFLLTVMAYDRFVAICRPLHYWTVMSLRRCGLLLATCWVTTHLYALAHTVLVDRLPFCASRRIAHFYCDLNPILRLSCARPWANQAVLRYWGGVLISLPPLLILGSYAGIVAAVLRVPSAGGKRRAFSTCGSHLAVVSLFYGTVIAVYLFPSGPDSAEKARIAAAALYTAVTPLLNPFIYSLRNSDLHRALRSLGPRRTSSIQ